The Paraburkholderia sabiae genome includes a region encoding these proteins:
- a CDS encoding multicopper oxidase family protein, whose protein sequence is MLHASFYALLVAVLICQHARAAAPGITGTSFDLTAQADRISQPDGSSVYSWGYGCRTAPAGFSPANVPGANCPGMQVPGPTLIVKQGDVVTVTLTNNLPEAAGNTSILFPGFQVCAAQLNSDGTCPTALTGVPGLLTREATHGNSVTYSFVAATPGTHAYYSGTQGDLQVEMGLSGAIIVLPTSAPGAVAVPAGCRAVQASLPDGQPDFRNAAAAYNHPSACYDREYLFQFSEMDPRIHAQAEQEASKSCTQPTGCMSVETEPYHPAYFMINGRSMPDDMDPNYAQQYPHQPYNGNPHMHPGELVLLRVIGSGRWQHPFHEHGNHVRVLARDGNLMLSKTDATKLAGPLLFTTTTTPGLAMDGIFYWTGKGLNWDVYGHTAGDGSVCIPDANGYYTVNSNPPAPPNAPNYYEWCADHNKALEAHPFGNVGSGGPVTLPDARLFTNGAWYGGSPYLGPDATVRATSYTGTTPPSGTIANSPTSEAGFAYMWHSHNEREITTDNIFPGGMMMMMLVDPQAFTINEGN, encoded by the coding sequence TTGCTGCATGCGTCGTTCTATGCGCTGCTCGTCGCCGTGCTGATCTGCCAGCATGCGCGCGCCGCGGCGCCCGGCATCACGGGAACGAGCTTCGACCTCACCGCTCAAGCCGACCGCATCAGCCAGCCTGACGGATCGAGTGTGTATTCGTGGGGTTACGGCTGCCGCACCGCACCGGCGGGCTTTTCGCCCGCGAATGTGCCGGGCGCGAACTGTCCCGGCATGCAGGTGCCGGGACCGACGCTGATCGTCAAACAGGGCGACGTGGTCACCGTGACGTTGACGAACAACCTGCCCGAAGCGGCCGGCAATACGTCGATCCTGTTTCCGGGCTTTCAGGTCTGTGCCGCGCAGCTCAACAGCGACGGCACCTGCCCGACGGCGCTGACGGGCGTCCCCGGCCTGCTCACGCGCGAGGCGACGCACGGCAACAGCGTGACCTACAGCTTCGTCGCGGCGACGCCCGGCACGCACGCGTACTACAGCGGCACGCAAGGCGATCTGCAGGTGGAAATGGGACTGTCGGGCGCGATCATCGTGCTGCCGACTTCGGCGCCAGGCGCGGTCGCCGTGCCCGCGGGCTGCCGTGCCGTGCAGGCGTCGTTGCCCGATGGCCAGCCCGACTTCCGCAATGCCGCGGCGGCGTACAACCATCCGTCGGCATGCTACGACCGCGAGTATCTGTTCCAGTTTTCCGAAATGGATCCGCGCATTCACGCGCAAGCCGAGCAGGAAGCGAGCAAGTCGTGCACGCAGCCGACGGGCTGCATGTCGGTCGAAACCGAACCGTATCACCCGGCGTATTTCATGATCAACGGCCGCTCGATGCCCGACGACATGGATCCCAACTACGCGCAGCAGTATCCGCATCAGCCGTACAACGGCAATCCGCACATGCATCCGGGCGAACTGGTGCTGTTGCGCGTGATCGGCTCGGGACGCTGGCAGCATCCGTTCCACGAACACGGCAATCACGTGCGCGTGCTCGCACGCGACGGCAACCTGATGCTGAGCAAGACGGACGCGACGAAACTCGCCGGCCCGCTGCTCTTCACGACGACCACCACGCCGGGCCTCGCGATGGACGGCATCTTCTACTGGACGGGCAAAGGCCTGAACTGGGACGTCTACGGCCATACGGCGGGCGACGGCAGCGTCTGCATTCCCGACGCGAACGGCTACTACACGGTCAACAGCAACCCGCCCGCGCCGCCGAACGCGCCGAACTACTACGAGTGGTGCGCCGATCACAACAAGGCGCTCGAAGCGCATCCGTTCGGCAACGTCGGCAGCGGCGGCCCGGTGACCTTGCCCGATGCGCGCCTGTTCACGAACGGCGCGTGGTACGGCGGCAGTCCGTATCTCGGTCCCGATGCGACGGTGCGTGCGACGTCGTACACGGGCACGACGCCGCCGAGCGGCACGATCGCGAACTCGCCGACATCGGAAGCCGGGTTCGCCTACATGTGGCATTCGCACAATGAGCGCGAGATCACCACCGACAACATCTTCCCTGGCGGAATGATGATGATGATGCTCGTCGATCCGCAGGCGTTCACGATCAACGAAGGCAATTAG
- a CDS encoding Ig-like domain-containing protein — MRSSDFKRTLAGLVKAGVVASVLMSASAIVCAQSASVTLTAKAQTIALPDGQVVPMWGYTCSAAATAPATCAASNSGAGANWSPVVITTPPGSLTINLTNSLPAQVPTSLVIVGQFGGGLGASATSTPSPVHATQTATTWPIAGTGSGASFTPPTQGPRVQSFSTEVQTGATTALTWNNLRPGTYLIESGTHPSIQGPMGLYGVLVVTTPPAPGTTQGQAYPGVNYDADLPLVLSEIDPVQNQAVATAVATAGFSETRVWSGLSGGCGDPTSATYGTCYPPAVNYDPRYYLINGVAFDRSNANGSSFPITAPASTTTTTGQILLRFVNAGLRMHVPSVVGAQTGLPATSGFSLVAEDGNVLPGNPRVQSAVFLAAGKTYDVLMNSPTAGALALPVFDRQLSLSTNNQRDGGMQGYISVNGGALPTSAAGNANAKAVPDAYYLVAGNTLTVSDPGKGLMANDVGVYGVQIKTQPTGGTLTLNPNGTFTYVPNSGTTSDTFVYQANGNPALTAVVTLNACSAGSSCLTGAPVASDDAFSSNIASQLHIGAPGVLGNDRDPAGLPLTASIAGGASGGTVTLNADGSFNVTPSAAPVGNATSTVTFQYKAVNSQNTASAPATVTVTFKGGSGLVVAVKDAKTGSAINDYRWIIEEDRTFQIDPACQVNSTTRPSTCPPLPVPSLGTSFHTSYMPVVAAGCVGTVSCESGQTVFDPTSNTHVPAVCDVGNGVCRTGVAQQTAVDPAQVALDPTKHYYLSILPGDAGNTFTNGAGAPQPVDPNNPDGPQRQFDIAKDCPSGPGGADFAPGSGTCGHAMGGAPIAPAQHAVNVLLQQTPLQTAKISVFVFEDDAPVNGEVDVSGGTDAFGTAREPGLGGFEVKLFDDAGGTGDATGQMTYDMFNMPLSNSLQGTIDPSTGLDACPITKAKDGLVGMIPTCPKFESDGKTMSPLVGQAIIANLMPGRYGVVATPAADRIAKGEEWLQTNTLDGQKAHDAFIKVGGPAYFQEFGPAGFHVTIGFANPKIINARLPGVCKGVACNNGVTGKITNLHYSRPPNENLYSSGSRESLSFTQCYVSVGDPDLEDIAFTRCNADGTFSINGLPDGLFRITVFDQWNDQIVDGLATAVQLKGGQVQNIGDLPVLQWHTNLYTRSFMDTNGDGVSQDNEPGLALVPTNIRFRDGSYSNFNNTDLNGYASFNEVFPLFNWYIAEADTTRYKQTGVHVVYDAGGPPDGTPGGGSSSIAANFANTKESSTAHLPSALRVPGATYCNDADCNDRTGTNPSTGRVDPPWVTTMGWQGFSGQNSFIEFGKAPYGANENGGIHGEVIYASTRPFDDPALLIHTSWTPDVPNVTVNLYAEGTAADGTQSLKLVDTTKTSSWDDWAQGFRSDGMPNMNCPGQETTDPFFFTLKDSPQWLDSQHRALPAHSQFKCYDGMHAFNQLQPAPYDGMYQFPSVTGRDPSKGTPTGSNCAICSKLADGSYMLPPGKYVVEIIVPPGYELVKEEDKNILIGDNYIAPVTQQFGGLGNIFILPDQAAVNATYNRNNAQNPTTDLGSSPRHEGDTGSVETFWPCVGALRVVPDYISLFPGSQEVAPFAGASRHLCDRKEVVLTDQMSVLAKFWVFSSTHVAAHFTGFMLDDFSSEFDPYSPQFGEKFAVPNVPVSLKDFAGNEVSRVYSDQWGIFNGMNYSTWEVNPPNPTGYAPTMMVACMNDPDMPDPAHPGQTIRDPLFNPAYSQFCYEIPFMPGQTQYMDTPVVPVSAFADGYNPPDCAYPDATPAISSVTGDSSGGGAGPWVSQAGHTLTIKALGDQQVPNHAYGGPAATTAPYNQKFVSRHYGFGTAQGSGTVTIGGVNAHVNSWSDTQISVNVPTLSANQSSCTIQQRGVNTQTRCGELVITSGNGKKSIDTVTVTIGGKPPTYVGGENGTSNALQAAIDKATPGDMIIVGPGNYNEMLLMWKPVRLQGVGAPSVVVNANTHPSGKLDPWRREVACLFGVSLNGGAISAGNPYDPSGAYSCAAAMQRQVDAIPLEPTVGWDNTLNGNLGELLMEPTLMGAYEGAGITVLAKGVRDVRVGGRLQPDPNCTANGICVPLTASNADCNTYSSNFLCNPSRVDGITFTNSSQGGGGIFLHGWNHYTEVSNNRVFANAGTLTGGITVGQVEVPDGTIAADGFTEEPFAYNTHVNVHHNSVTSNASYGDEINSTTPSSAAGVTFCSGADNYHFNYNWVCGNMSSGDGGGVAHFGFSYNGDLSHNWILFNQSNNPTLPTYGGGLIAQGVPPDGTFCENNPVDIDCAPQLSDGVGPGLVIDGNLIVGNTAESGKGGGLRLQNINGTDVQRSPRNRNRWYEVSVVNNIIANNVAGWSGGGVSVQDAVRVNFINNTVMSNDSTASAGVLFNTALAAQANVGPPNCTTVGSETTCSPITTSTMQPSGLETAKHTQNFLTAFTAGNAGCPNGQDCSHFSFPVMTNDVFWQNRTFYITVGGLNPNIPGLQNIVTLNPTLNQAGHQTGYCDPKAVYWDIGAYGDTKPSDHSSGMRLAPQYSIITDATDYPGAHNSGANPNVVSQYCNGARVPPEGGGNGFAVPPGIADTVLPNPLFGLMPSATPDEGNQWINMSYGPLSLFNMTVSSGSTGYGVPLGNYSIKTGSPAVNAGTNAGAPNHDFFGTQRPQSGSYDIGAVELPRTGLFAGGNLPLAPGALLDLLNQVLNNGAAGAGGQQANAVTGGVQ; from the coding sequence ATGAGATCCAGCGATTTCAAAAGAACGCTTGCCGGCCTCGTGAAGGCAGGTGTCGTGGCGTCGGTGCTGATGTCGGCGAGCGCGATAGTCTGCGCGCAGAGCGCGAGCGTGACGCTGACAGCGAAGGCCCAGACGATTGCGCTTCCCGACGGCCAGGTCGTGCCCATGTGGGGCTACACCTGCTCGGCGGCGGCCACTGCTCCCGCGACGTGCGCGGCCAGCAATTCAGGCGCGGGCGCGAACTGGTCGCCTGTGGTCATCACGACGCCGCCCGGCTCGCTGACGATCAACCTGACCAACAGTCTGCCTGCGCAGGTGCCGACGTCGCTTGTGATCGTCGGGCAGTTCGGCGGCGGTCTCGGTGCGTCGGCCACGTCGACGCCGAGTCCGGTGCACGCGACGCAAACCGCGACGACCTGGCCTATCGCCGGAACGGGCAGCGGCGCGAGCTTCACGCCGCCGACGCAAGGGCCGCGCGTGCAGTCGTTCTCGACGGAAGTGCAGACGGGCGCGACGACGGCGCTGACCTGGAACAATCTGCGCCCCGGCACGTATCTGATCGAATCGGGCACGCATCCGTCGATTCAGGGGCCGATGGGTCTGTACGGCGTGCTCGTCGTCACGACGCCGCCCGCACCCGGCACGACTCAAGGGCAGGCGTATCCCGGCGTCAACTACGATGCCGACCTGCCGCTCGTGTTGAGCGAAATCGATCCGGTGCAGAACCAGGCGGTCGCGACGGCTGTCGCCACGGCCGGCTTCAGCGAGACACGTGTGTGGTCCGGTTTGTCGGGCGGCTGCGGCGATCCCACGTCGGCGACCTACGGCACCTGCTATCCGCCTGCCGTCAACTACGATCCGCGTTACTACCTGATCAACGGCGTCGCGTTCGACCGCTCGAATGCGAACGGCTCGTCGTTCCCGATCACGGCGCCCGCCTCGACGACGACGACCACCGGCCAGATCCTGCTGCGCTTCGTGAATGCGGGCTTGCGCATGCATGTGCCGTCCGTGGTCGGCGCGCAAACGGGCCTGCCTGCAACGTCCGGCTTCTCGCTGGTCGCGGAAGACGGCAACGTGTTGCCGGGCAATCCGCGCGTGCAGAGCGCCGTGTTCCTCGCAGCGGGCAAGACCTACGATGTCCTGATGAATTCGCCCACAGCGGGCGCACTCGCGTTGCCTGTGTTCGACCGCCAACTGAGCCTGTCGACCAACAACCAGCGCGACGGCGGCATGCAGGGCTATATCAGCGTGAACGGCGGCGCGCTGCCCACTTCAGCGGCGGGCAACGCCAACGCGAAGGCGGTCCCCGATGCGTACTATCTCGTCGCGGGCAACACGCTGACTGTCTCCGATCCCGGCAAGGGTTTGATGGCCAACGACGTCGGCGTCTATGGCGTGCAGATCAAGACGCAGCCGACGGGCGGCACGCTGACGCTGAACCCCAACGGCACGTTCACCTATGTGCCGAACTCGGGCACGACATCGGACACCTTCGTCTATCAGGCGAACGGCAATCCCGCCCTGACGGCCGTCGTGACGCTTAACGCGTGCTCGGCGGGTTCGAGCTGCCTGACGGGCGCGCCCGTTGCATCGGACGATGCGTTCAGCAGCAATATCGCGTCGCAGCTGCATATCGGCGCGCCCGGCGTGCTCGGCAACGACCGCGATCCGGCAGGCTTGCCGCTGACGGCATCGATTGCGGGCGGCGCATCGGGTGGCACCGTCACACTCAATGCGGACGGTTCGTTCAACGTCACGCCATCGGCTGCGCCTGTCGGCAACGCGACTTCGACGGTCACGTTCCAGTACAAGGCCGTCAACTCGCAGAACACGGCGAGCGCACCGGCGACCGTCACCGTGACCTTCAAGGGCGGCAGCGGCCTCGTGGTCGCGGTGAAGGACGCGAAGACGGGCTCGGCGATCAACGACTACCGCTGGATCATCGAGGAAGACCGCACGTTCCAGATCGATCCCGCCTGCCAGGTCAACTCGACGACGCGGCCTTCGACCTGTCCGCCGCTGCCCGTGCCGAGCCTCGGCACGAGCTTCCACACGAGCTACATGCCCGTGGTCGCAGCGGGGTGCGTCGGCACGGTGTCGTGCGAATCGGGACAAACCGTGTTCGATCCCACGTCGAACACGCACGTGCCCGCCGTGTGCGACGTCGGCAACGGCGTGTGCCGCACGGGCGTGGCCCAGCAGACGGCCGTCGATCCGGCGCAGGTCGCGCTCGACCCGACCAAACACTACTACCTGTCGATCCTGCCAGGCGACGCCGGCAACACGTTCACGAACGGAGCAGGCGCACCGCAACCCGTCGATCCGAATAATCCGGACGGTCCGCAACGGCAGTTCGATATCGCGAAGGATTGCCCGTCCGGTCCCGGCGGCGCTGACTTCGCGCCGGGGTCGGGCACGTGCGGCCACGCGATGGGCGGCGCGCCGATCGCGCCCGCGCAGCATGCCGTCAACGTGCTGTTGCAGCAGACACCGTTGCAGACCGCGAAGATCTCCGTGTTCGTGTTCGAAGACGATGCGCCAGTGAACGGCGAAGTCGACGTGAGCGGCGGCACCGATGCCTTCGGCACGGCGCGCGAACCGGGTCTCGGCGGCTTCGAAGTCAAGCTGTTCGACGACGCGGGCGGCACGGGCGATGCCACCGGCCAGATGACCTACGACATGTTCAACATGCCGCTGTCGAATTCGCTGCAAGGCACGATCGACCCGAGCACGGGACTCGATGCCTGCCCGATCACGAAGGCCAAGGATGGACTGGTCGGCATGATTCCGACCTGCCCGAAGTTCGAGTCGGACGGCAAGACGATGTCGCCGCTCGTCGGCCAGGCGATCATCGCGAACCTGATGCCGGGCCGCTATGGTGTCGTCGCGACGCCGGCTGCGGATCGCATCGCGAAGGGCGAAGAGTGGCTGCAAACGAATACGCTCGACGGCCAGAAGGCGCACGACGCCTTCATCAAGGTGGGCGGTCCCGCCTACTTCCAGGAGTTCGGCCCGGCGGGCTTCCACGTGACGATAGGCTTTGCCAATCCGAAGATCATCAACGCGCGGCTGCCGGGCGTGTGCAAGGGCGTGGCGTGCAACAACGGCGTGACGGGCAAGATCACGAACCTGCACTACAGCCGTCCGCCTAACGAAAACCTCTACAGCAGCGGTTCGCGCGAGTCACTGAGCTTCACGCAATGTTATGTGAGCGTCGGCGATCCCGATCTCGAAGACATCGCGTTCACGCGCTGCAACGCGGACGGCACGTTCAGCATCAACGGCTTGCCGGACGGTCTGTTCCGCATCACGGTGTTCGACCAGTGGAACGACCAGATCGTCGACGGACTCGCGACGGCCGTGCAGCTGAAGGGCGGGCAGGTGCAGAACATCGGCGATCTGCCCGTGCTGCAATGGCACACGAACCTCTACACGCGCAGCTTCATGGATACGAACGGCGACGGCGTGTCGCAGGACAACGAGCCGGGTCTCGCGCTGGTGCCGACCAATATCCGCTTCCGCGACGGCAGCTATTCGAACTTCAACAACACGGACCTGAATGGCTACGCGTCGTTCAACGAAGTGTTCCCGCTCTTCAACTGGTACATCGCGGAGGCCGACACGACGCGCTACAAGCAGACGGGCGTGCACGTCGTCTATGACGCGGGCGGTCCGCCTGACGGCACGCCGGGAGGCGGAAGCTCGTCGATCGCGGCGAACTTCGCGAACACGAAGGAGTCGTCGACCGCGCATCTGCCGTCCGCACTGCGCGTGCCGGGCGCGACCTACTGCAACGACGCGGATTGCAACGACCGCACGGGCACGAATCCGTCGACGGGCCGTGTCGATCCGCCGTGGGTCACGACGATGGGCTGGCAAGGCTTTTCCGGCCAGAACTCGTTCATCGAGTTCGGCAAGGCGCCTTACGGGGCAAACGAGAACGGCGGGATTCACGGCGAAGTGATCTACGCATCGACGCGTCCGTTCGACGATCCCGCTCTGCTGATCCATACGAGCTGGACGCCTGACGTGCCGAACGTGACGGTCAACCTGTACGCGGAAGGCACGGCCGCCGACGGCACGCAAAGTCTCAAGCTCGTCGATACGACGAAGACCAGCAGCTGGGACGACTGGGCGCAGGGCTTCCGTTCGGACGGCATGCCGAACATGAACTGCCCGGGCCAGGAAACCACCGACCCGTTCTTCTTCACGCTGAAGGACAGCCCGCAGTGGCTCGACTCGCAACATCGCGCGCTGCCTGCTCACTCGCAGTTCAAGTGCTACGACGGCATGCACGCGTTCAACCAGCTGCAGCCCGCGCCGTATGACGGGATGTACCAGTTCCCGAGCGTCACGGGCCGCGATCCGTCGAAGGGCACGCCGACGGGCTCGAACTGCGCGATCTGCAGCAAGCTCGCGGACGGTTCGTACATGCTGCCGCCGGGCAAGTACGTGGTGGAAATCATCGTGCCGCCGGGCTATGAACTCGTGAAGGAGGAAGACAAGAACATCCTGATCGGCGACAACTACATTGCGCCCGTCACGCAGCAGTTCGGCGGTCTCGGCAACATCTTCATCCTGCCCGACCAGGCGGCCGTGAACGCGACGTACAACCGCAACAACGCGCAGAACCCGACGACGGATCTCGGCTCGTCACCGCGTCACGAAGGCGATACGGGGAGCGTCGAAACGTTCTGGCCGTGCGTCGGTGCGCTGCGCGTGGTGCCCGACTACATCAGCCTGTTCCCAGGCTCGCAGGAAGTCGCGCCGTTCGCGGGTGCGTCACGCCATCTGTGCGACCGCAAGGAAGTCGTGCTGACCGATCAGATGTCGGTGCTCGCGAAGTTCTGGGTGTTCAGTTCGACGCACGTGGCCGCGCATTTCACAGGCTTCATGCTCGACGACTTCTCATCGGAGTTCGACCCGTATTCGCCGCAATTCGGCGAGAAGTTCGCGGTGCCGAACGTGCCTGTTTCGCTGAAGGACTTCGCGGGCAACGAGGTGAGCCGCGTCTATTCGGATCAGTGGGGCATCTTCAACGGCATGAATTACTCGACGTGGGAAGTGAATCCGCCGAATCCGACGGGCTACGCGCCGACGATGATGGTCGCCTGCATGAACGATCCCGACATGCCCGACCCCGCGCATCCGGGGCAGACGATCCGCGATCCGCTCTTCAACCCTGCGTACAGCCAGTTCTGCTACGAGATACCGTTCATGCCCGGACAGACGCAATACATGGATACGCCTGTCGTGCCTGTGTCCGCGTTCGCGGACGGCTACAACCCGCCCGATTGCGCGTACCCCGATGCGACGCCGGCAATTTCTTCGGTGACGGGTGACTCGAGCGGCGGCGGCGCCGGTCCGTGGGTGAGCCAGGCAGGTCACACGCTGACGATCAAGGCGCTCGGCGACCAGCAGGTGCCGAACCACGCGTACGGCGGTCCCGCCGCGACGACGGCGCCGTACAACCAGAAGTTCGTCTCGCGCCACTATGGCTTCGGCACGGCGCAAGGATCGGGAACGGTGACGATCGGCGGCGTGAATGCGCACGTCAATTCGTGGTCGGATACGCAGATCAGCGTCAACGTGCCGACGCTGTCGGCGAACCAGTCGAGCTGCACGATCCAGCAACGCGGCGTCAACACGCAGACGCGTTGCGGCGAACTGGTGATCACGTCGGGCAACGGCAAGAAGTCGATCGATACCGTCACGGTGACGATCGGCGGCAAGCCGCCAACCTATGTGGGCGGCGAGAACGGCACCAGCAACGCGCTGCAGGCAGCCATCGACAAGGCCACGCCGGGCGACATGATCATCGTCGGTCCGGGCAACTACAACGAGATGCTGCTGATGTGGAAGCCGGTCCGTCTGCAAGGCGTGGGTGCGCCGTCCGTGGTCGTGAACGCGAACACGCATCCGTCGGGCAAGCTCGATCCGTGGCGCAGAGAGGTGGCGTGCCTGTTCGGTGTGTCGCTCAACGGCGGCGCGATCTCGGCGGGCAATCCGTACGATCCGTCGGGCGCGTACTCGTGCGCAGCCGCGATGCAGCGCCAGGTCGACGCAATTCCGCTCGAGCCGACTGTAGGCTGGGACAACACGCTCAACGGCAATCTCGGCGAACTGCTGATGGAGCCGACGCTGATGGGCGCGTACGAAGGCGCGGGCATCACCGTGCTCGCGAAGGGCGTGCGCGACGTGCGCGTCGGCGGGCGTCTGCAGCCCGATCCGAACTGCACGGCGAACGGAATCTGCGTGCCGCTCACGGCCAGCAATGCCGACTGCAACACGTACTCGAGCAACTTCCTGTGCAATCCGTCACGGGTAGACGGCATCACGTTCACCAACAGCTCGCAGGGCGGCGGCGGCATCTTCCTGCACGGCTGGAACCACTATACGGAGGTGTCGAACAACCGCGTGTTCGCCAACGCGGGCACGCTGACGGGCGGGATCACGGTCGGCCAGGTGGAAGTGCCCGACGGCACGATCGCCGCCGATGGCTTCACCGAGGAGCCGTTCGCCTACAACACGCATGTCAACGTGCACCACAACTCGGTGACGTCGAATGCGTCGTACGGCGACGAGATCAACTCGACGACGCCTTCGTCGGCAGCGGGCGTGACGTTCTGCTCGGGCGCGGACAACTATCACTTCAACTACAACTGGGTCTGCGGCAACATGAGCAGCGGCGACGGCGGCGGTGTCGCGCACTTCGGCTTCAGCTACAACGGCGATCTGTCGCACAACTGGATCCTGTTCAACCAGAGCAACAACCCGACGCTGCCGACATACGGCGGCGGGCTGATCGCCCAGGGCGTCCCGCCCGACGGCACGTTCTGCGAGAACAACCCCGTTGATATCGACTGCGCGCCGCAGCTCTCCGACGGCGTCGGACCTGGCCTCGTGATCGACGGCAATCTGATCGTCGGCAACACGGCGGAAAGCGGCAAGGGCGGCGGCCTGCGTCTGCAGAACATCAATGGCACGGACGTGCAGCGCAGCCCGCGCAACCGCAACCGCTGGTACGAAGTGAGCGTGGTCAACAACATCATCGCGAACAACGTGGCGGGCTGGTCGGGCGGCGGCGTGTCGGTGCAGGATGCCGTGCGGGTGAACTTCATCAACAACACGGTGATGTCGAACGATTCGACGGCGTCAGCGGGCGTGCTGTTCAACACGGCGCTTGCCGCGCAGGCCAACGTCGGTCCGCCGAACTGCACGACCGTCGGCTCGGAAACGACGTGCAGCCCGATCACCACGTCGACGATGCAGCCGTCCGGCCTCGAAACGGCGAAGCACACGCAGAACTTCCTGACGGCCTTCACCGCGGGTAACGCGGGATGTCCGAACGGGCAGGACTGCAGCCACTTCTCGTTCCCTGTGATGACGAATGACGTGTTCTGGCAGAACCGCACGTTCTATATCACCGTGGGCGGGCTGAATCCGAATATCCCGGGCTTGCAGAACATCGTCACGCTGAACCCGACGCTGAACCAGGCGGGTCATCAGACGGGCTACTGCGATCCGAAGGCGGTGTACTGGGATATCGGCGCGTATGGCGATACGAAGCCGTCGGATCACTCGTCGGGCATGCGGCTCGCACCGCAGTATTCGATCATCACGGACGCAACCGACTACCCGGGCGCGCACAACAGCGGAGCGAATCCGAACGTGGTGAGCCAGTACTGCAACGGCGCACGCGTGCCGCCCGAAGGCGGCGGGAATGGCTTCGCGGTGCCGCCCGGAATCGCGGACACCGTGCTGCCGAATCCGCTGTTCGGATTGATGCCGTCGGCGACACCGGATGAAGGCAACCAGTGGATCAACATGTCGTATGGACCGCTGTCGCTGTTCAACATGACGGTGAGTTCGGGCAGCACGGGCTACGGCGTGCCGCTCGGCAACTACTCGATCAAGACGGGCTCGCCTGCCGTCAATGCCGGCACGAATGCGGGTGCGCCGAATCACGACTTCTTCGGCACGCAGCGTCCGCAGAGCGGCAGTTACGACATCGGCGCTGTGGAGTTGCCGCGCACGGGGCTGTTCGCAGGCGGCAACCTGCCGCTCGCGCCCGGCGCGCTGCTCGATCTGCTCAATCAGGTGCTGAACAACGGAGCGGCGGGAGCGGGCGGACAGCAGGCGAACGCCGTCACGGGAGGCGTGCAATGA
- a CDS encoding LolA-like protein translates to MKRGIRMTAGTTLALTAIAASQVAMAAGGGGMSASQVVERNVAARGGLQAWRAVTTMMMSGQIDVGGTKPVKLPFVMTMKRPHKSRFELNFDNQIAYQVYDGAQGWKVRPFLGRNVAEPYTAAEAKSAAETADLDGPLIDYAAKGSQIAMQGMETIEGHRAYKILLTTKDQRQRHVWIDASSFLELKVEGDPRRLDGRLHNVAVYYRDYRREGALTVPHVLETQVTGVKQKHQMTIQRVAVNQPADDTLFAKPQLPAQGQPAPAPAKVAAK, encoded by the coding sequence ATGAAACGGGGCATTCGGATGACGGCTGGCACGACGCTCGCGCTGACCGCGATCGCCGCTTCGCAGGTGGCAATGGCGGCGGGCGGCGGCGGCATGAGCGCGTCGCAGGTGGTCGAACGCAACGTGGCCGCGCGCGGCGGATTGCAAGCGTGGCGCGCCGTCACGACGATGATGATGAGCGGGCAGATCGACGTCGGCGGCACGAAGCCCGTCAAGCTGCCGTTCGTGATGACGATGAAGCGCCCGCACAAGAGCCGCTTCGAACTGAACTTCGATAACCAGATTGCGTATCAGGTCTACGACGGCGCGCAGGGTTGGAAAGTGCGGCCGTTTCTCGGGCGCAATGTCGCCGAACCGTATACGGCTGCCGAAGCGAAATCCGCGGCGGAAACGGCAGATCTCGACGGCCCGCTGATCGACTATGCGGCCAAGGGCAGCCAGATTGCGATGCAAGGCATGGAGACCATAGAGGGTCATCGCGCCTACAAGATCCTGCTGACGACGAAGGACCAGCGGCAGCGGCATGTATGGATCGACGCGTCGAGCTTTCTCGAACTGAAGGTTGAAGGCGATCCGCGCCGGCTGGATGGCCGCCTGCATAACGTCGCCGTGTATTACCGCGATTACCGGCGCGAAGGGGCGTTGACGGTGCCGCATGTTCTCGAGACGCAGGTGACGGGCGTCAAGCAGAAGCATCAGATGACGATCCAGCGCGTCGCGGTGAATCAGCCCGCCGACGATACGCTGTTCGCGAAGCCCCAGTTGCCCGCACAGGGACAACCGGCACCCGCGCCCGCGAAGGTCGCGGCCAAATAA